Within Acanthochromis polyacanthus isolate Apoly-LR-REF ecotype Palm Island chromosome 3, KAUST_Apoly_ChrSc, whole genome shotgun sequence, the genomic segment gtagggacagtgttcttttcttcgtatgcttggtttttgagtctatgaacatagagttgatgtgccttaccaaaaagctccagtttggtctcatctgtccaaaggacattctcccagaagctttgtggcttgtcaacatgcatttttgcaaattccagtctggcttttttatgagtttttttcagcagtggtgtcctccttggtcgtctcccatgaagtccactttggctcaaacaacgacgaatggtgcgatctgacactgatgtaccttggccttggagttcacctttaatttctttggaggttgctctgggctctttggatacaattccaacgatccgtctcttcaatttgtcatcaattttcctcttgcggccacgtccagggaggttggctactgtcccgtgggtcttgaacttctgaataatatgagccactgttgtcacaggaacttcaagctgtttagagatggtcttatagcctttacctttaagatgtttgtctatcattttttttcggatgtcctgggacaattctctccttcgctttctgttgtccatgttcagtgtggtacacaccttttcaccaaacagcagggtgacgacttgtctccctttaaataggcagactgactgattatgagtttggaaacacctgtgatgtcaattaaatgacacacctgagttaatcatgtcactctggtcaaatagtttcaatcttttatagaggtaccatcatttttgtccaggcctgtttcattagtttgtttttttaaatagttatgttaatcaacaattcaaaagtaatggctatttttgattatttaattttcaataaatttttatttattgttacttttgtgagtttcaagtgatttcagtgagaattgtgggtttttccttctttaacatTCAGTCAGTCATTTCACGTGCAGCCCAGCAAACACATTCAAAATGACAGGATTGAGCCAGCCTACCTCAAAAATCAAAAGCGATGCATAGGTTATGCCCAGCTCCGAGGCCACACACATACCCGGCTCCCAGCCTTCAGCCAAGGTACCAGCCGAATTCTGCTAAAAGCAGAGAGCAGGTCAAACACCGCACAAACGTCACTTGGAGACGCAGTGACCGCGTCGGAACATACCTAACAGGTAGGTAGAAAAATACTCCGCCAGCATCTCGCAACTGCCACGGCAAACCACGCGGCTGAGTGAACACCCCAGCTCCAGGTAGAGGACGCATGTGGAAAACACGCAGCCCTCTCTCAAATATACTGCAGTGTAGCACCGCCCAGTAAGCCAGGTGCATCAGGATAATGATTCCCAGCTGCACACACCTGATCTAATACACCTGTGGAGACGAACTGGGCTGTCCTGCCACATATGGATCAATttacatgttagcttctactttgtatcgtctgtcttatcatgcatgtatcaaattgtgttttatgttccctgttcccctccccctctttacccctctctccctcttctgtccctctcaacccacccactcaatcaatcaatcaatcaatcaatcaatcagacctTTATTGTCGTTgtacactttcatatacaatgaaatttcatttgagctgTCCTGTCAATGGCAGCTCGGGCTGCAGCACCGTTGGGAGCACGCCTGTcttgaggaaaaagaaagaaaaacaaacatctttaaCAGGGTATGGGATAAtagcagagggtaaaatgaagaGTTTAGAAGAGCTATCTCTTGGCCATGAAAAACTTCCAGAGGAGTTTGTTTTATTCCAGGGGCGCCGAAATGTTGTCAGtatcattttttgtttagtcGGGGGAAGGAGCAATTTGACCTTCCTCCTGGTTGCTCAACTTGTTCGATCTCAGCTGTGGCAATTCTCACCCTGATGGCATCACTCTCCGActcaaatcaacagtcacacTTACGTTTGAGTTCGTCATTCCGGTCACCAGCAGCCTTAATCCGATCAATTGCAAGGATCAGCAGAGTTTGGACGTCGTTTCTCTCTGCGGTCCTCCTAATTTTCCAGAAGCTCAGGTCCACAATCAAGCCAATTATCAGCAGACCTGTCATCATAAATCCGAATATGTAGATGTCCTCCACATCCTCCACGGATAGGGGTGCCAGGCACATGATCCCCTTCCCCTTTCCCCAGGTGATCACATAACCAGAGGCAAAACTCCCATCCGGGCAGGTAGGCTCCCCTAAGCCTGTGTTCTTTGTCAATCTTGTCAATCGCGTTGAGAGACCAGCTAATCAATTCCATGATCGGTGTTTTGAAGGTCCAGTGCCAATAGATCACTCCAAATCAGACGAGACGAGACAAAAATGCAGCAAGCAGAAACATGAGGGTATGGGGAGAACAGAGAtagagacggagagaggaaaaatgcgACCGCCTCCTTCGAGAAGCTAGGGCAGAAGCAGCAGATggttcccccacataaagagccgggttctgctcaaggttttttttccctgttaaaagggtgttttttgccactgttgcctttgggCTGCCCTGGGGATCAGggatatgggttctgtaaagcatcttgagacaatttcactgtaattggtgctatataaacaaaattgaattgaattgaattaaattggtTATGTCTTTGATATCTGACTCAGAGATATTCTTGCTGGGGATCTTCAATGTTACATTCATTACTAAACAACTTGTAAATGTACGTCTGTTTAAatacattcaaaacatttcatgaagcagtcatggagctgtacatgttttattacaactttatttcatgtccagatctcctctgctgcagtgacacactctgttgtgtcctactgtcacaatgtctctgtatctcGTTTCCTCCTTTTACTTGGAAGACGGCAGAActcaagctgagtggattccagcagtatgttcacacctgaacagccatgttctctcagcaggatgtgaaaatgttccaaacagcttcacaatatttccaatcactgctctgctgatgaaggatgtcatgatagcagaaatgaagcagtctgtaccaataccatatccatccagacattcagtttggttcttctgcctgctccaccaccaccacagtccagactccatctggtctgatcatcaaggattgcttacatacttcctcacaattgttgttgaagcacagactaaaggtgctttaaatctaaaacatctacttttaacctgtaccatttcttccatgttgtttcaagcttagttctgacattatgcttccacagatgtttcaggatcacaacttctcagctgtgtggattctcatgtgggctTTTAATCGATAACTACggttgaagctttttccacaggtttcacaagaatacggcttctcacctgtgtgacatctcatgtggtcagtcaaatAGGTCCGTCGACTAAAGCtatttccacaggttccacaagaatacggcttctcacctgtgtgaagtcTCATGTGATCAGTCAAATTGGTCCGTAGaatgaagctttttccacaggttccacaagaatatggcttctcacctgtgtgacgtctcaAGTGGACAGTCAAAGAGccccgttgactgaagctttttccacaggttccacaagaatatggcttctcacctgtgtgacgtcttAAGTGGACAGTGAAAGAGCGCCggtgactgaagctttttccacatgtgccacaagaatatggcttttcCATTTTATGAACTGCCATGTGCTGCTTATGTGCTGATGAatcagaaaatctttttccacaagtgttacaaacatacggtttctcacctgtgtgacgtctcatgtgggcagtcaaattgttccgtcgactaaagctttttccacaggttccacaagaatatggcttctcacctgtgtgacatctcatgtggtcagtcaaatGGGAACGGTgattaaagctttttccacatgtGCCACAAGAaaacggcttctcacctgtgtgacgtctcatGTGCTCAGTCAAATGGGtctgttgactgaagctttttccacaggttccacaagaatattgctttcccattttgtgaactgccatgtgcctataatgtgctgatgaaccagaaaatctttttccacaagtgttacaaacatatggcttctcacctgtgtgacgtctcatgtggacagtcaaaTTGTTCcgtcgactaaagctttttccacaggttccacaagaaaatggcttctcacctgtgtgacatctcatgtggtcagtcaaatGGGAACGgtgactaaagctttttccacatgtGCCACAAGaaaatggcttctcacctgtgtgaagtctcatgtgggcagtcaaataggaccgttgactgaagcttttcccacaggtttcacaagaatacggcttctcacctgtgtgggttctgtgatgtttaattaattttgatttatacctaaaagcttttccacagacctcgcatgttgcagattttcttgccttgtcattatcacactgtctcTCTGACAACggagcattgtctacatcattaGTGTGACTGCTGTTActctgatgtcttggtttctGCTCCATACATCTAGTTGATGCTGAGTCTACATCCTTGCatccttcctgatctgggctctcagctacacaagagatgtgaaacaggagctggtcactgtttggttttggttcactgtggtcactttcctcatccacaggagtcacctcaaaggtatcagtctcctgtttcaatccaattaactcttcctcctgactggagtagagttcatcctgttccactttaatttgtggtaaccctgggtttaattggtccagactggtgcacaattcttcctgttccattttaatttgagaaatctctgggttcgattggtccagactggtgcacaattcttcctgttccattttaatttgagaaatctcggggtttgattggtccagactggtgcacaattcttcctgttccattttaatttgagaaatctcttTGTTTGATTGGTCCCaactggtgcagagttcctccgGCTGATCTTTAATCCGTagaggctctgggtcctcatggtccaccatggagtttctctcctggtcatggggctgatggtcaacAACAGTCTTCTCATTTTCACAGACATACgactgtgggagctctggagggacaaagagacaaaagataatggttactactgtgatgatgagagaacaaatatctgtcactttgtccaggactggctgtcCAACAAAATCAGCTCAAGAGTCGGatgtttgatgcaaaaagaataTGATGGTATATAATAGAAGTCTCGGAgccatgacacagcagcaggaatgatacaagcatctccaaatgagcgaacatttctatgaacacgttgttccacagtggatacaggatcacaaagattctaatggtaaacaccactgggtacttttctacacaccacacagacaggtttgatggggatccagtaaaatctgtctgaataaagctgctgtcctcttcagccttcaaacctgtcaggacatttggattttaatgttattcttattttactgctggttactgtactgttgatttgactcatcagtgaaacccaacatgttaatagtggaatgcagttgaacacattacttctacactctctaactctgtacgtgcgctttctttagatcatgaatgatctctatacatggaattatgtctcaggactgaaatgatggaatgaccgattcctctgtcagagttttattattaaactgtttgataacacaatgcagttgctgtcagtgtggagtagttcagataaacacttccagcacctctgaacaggaaactttggttcttgcttCCAGGGTCAATCAACAAAAAGATCACGattttaaaactccacaaacCTCAACTGACAGACACCATTAGGGCTGCACGATATATAAAAAATATCGTTTTTGCAATGATGGTAAATGCGATATCCATATCGCAAAGTTGCGCAataattttatgattatttcGATGTATAAATCATGCTTTTTGCATGCATAGACGTTTACTTGTGACCAATTGAGTGCGACCTTaaacccccctccccccaccccGAAAGCACTTTTGCTACCAGcgccacaacacaacatggcagGACACAAGAAAGACGACTGAAACGAACAACTTGTGCCTAAAAAACAGCACGCCTCCAAAATTTGGGAGTACTACGGTTTTAGGAGACAGGACGAGTCACAGATGCAAGAACTTTGCAAGTCATGCCGAAAAATTGTGGCTACGTCGTGAGGAAACACTACAAATCTGCACAGCCACCTCGAACACAAGCACAAGGAACTGTATGCCATTTTCTTACAATCTAAAACACCACGAGCTACTCCCATGAAGGCAGACAAAGGGAAGGcaagcacacagacaacaattggtgaaagtttttcttctgCTACACTATATGAAAAAACTTCCAAGCGCCACCAAGGTTTAACTGCGGCCATTACACGTTATATCGTGAAATGCACACTCTCCATTAatgtctacaattctacaatttcatttagcagacgctttggtccaaagcgacgtacaacacaagcaagaattcagacataaggaaaaacctgtagtaagtgcaaaaagtgcttcaagtgcgattggtcaaaggtgttgccatcaagttgcagaagaaattccaacccccccccctttttttcccaactttgtcagcgctaaataagtgctgggttttggaccacctgacttattctacccctaaggtggagtcagattaagtgcctaggtgttctctgaacaattgagtcttcaattgtctcttaaaagtagaaagggattcagcagaatgcacagagtttggtagtttgttccaccactttggaacaacagaggagaagagtctggctagagatttcgagccatgctgggctggaagcaccaggcgtctctcacatgcagagcgaagtgggcgtgaaggggagtagacctggatcagggaatccatgaaggctggggccgttcttgtaaatgttttgtaagccaggaggagagttttgaatttgattctggctgcaactggaagctaGTGAAGGGAGATTaacaggggagaaaaaaaaacagcacatgactCGGCGAGAGGGGGAATCGATCCTccaacccttcgatcattggttgacccgctctaccacctgggCCACAGCCATCCCCTCCTTGTTGTGTGCAAAGAAGGTTTTTTGGAGATGCTGAAAGAATTTGACTGCAGATGCAAAGTGCCATCACAGAACCATTTACCAAGTCGCAATTCCATAGATGTATGAGGCATGCTTGGGGTCTGTAAAAGCGGAGCGGATTTCTTTGCAAGCACCACAGATTTATGGTCCAGTCATACTACTGAGCCCTacatcagttttactgttcactCTCTCACAAATGACTTTGAACTGAAAACACGCTGCTTAGAAGTCTCCTACTTTCCGGACTCCCACAGCACTGAAAATATAGCGACTGCCCTGTGGGATGTGTTGATGACCTGGGGGTTGCAAGAAGAGAAACAAGTGGCTATCACATCGGACAACGGCACTAATATCCAATATCGCAATATATATCGATATCGCAGTTCTTGACACCCATATCGCAGATCGCACATATTTTCAATATCGTGTAGCCCTAGACACCATATTATGAGCCCATCCTCTCTTGCTCACAATGTGTCTCAGTTCACCGTTAACTATTCACCtgaacacttcatgatgttctacatGTGTAGCGGAGTTAATGATTCCACTTGTCATCTCCTATTACATATTAGGTTCCCACGGTGACCACCGGATATGGCGTGGACGCACAACGTACGGGCCCCTGCAGACTTGGGGTGTGTTCCATAGTGTTCCCCCACATTGcggtctcagtctgctgtgtcCGGTTGCCGTGGTAAGATGACCAGTTTAAGCTCCGCtagcaaaatgctaattaagtttAACCTCTGTGCTgaataaattgttttgtgtttttagcattaTCTGGAGGTTACCACGTGCACGACTGTGAGAGTAATATCACTGTGTTTTACCAGCTCCTTCAAATAAACGGCGGATTTGATGCCAAAAGGGAAGATGCTCCGTGTTTGATTACCTACACAATGCAAGAGAGAGTACATAACCACTACAATGGTGCCGTGACCCCGTCTACTACCTGGGATTCCATCGTTTCATCATGGGAGTGTTGCAATTCTCTGTCTATCAAAGCCAGCGGCCCGACACAGTCTGAGTTGCCTCCGTGGATTGCAGTCGGCAAGAGGACATCTCTGGTGTTTTATTTCCGGCggaaaattttacaaaataaaatatagttcaaaaaagaaagaatgaacaTCTTTAACGGTGGAAAATTTAGGTAAATGACATTTATTAAGCGACTGTGAGTTTACAGGGTAAGAATATGTAACTATTCTCTAGAATAGGTAACTGTACATTTGGTACAGTCTATATTTTACTAGAAATTACGTTCTGTCTTTAGGACGTTTTGTTCTTTAattgttttgagttttgtgtttcttagtAACAATGGATGAGTTCAACTTGAGTAGTTTTGACAGGGGTCGGAAATTGTGGGTTGTCTGCCGAGTCATATGTGTCTCTCTGCTGGCAGTACAGTCATTGTGGAGCCAAGTGAATCTCTAACAGTGCCTAGGACAGTTATGGTGGGATGGACAGTAACACCATTGTGGGGCGATGGTTGGGTCCCAGTGAGAGTCATTAACCCCTCCCATAAACCAGAGACTCTCAGATACAACTGCAAGATCACTGACGTGTCTCCCTGTGTCACCCTAGAAGACTTTGACATCGATTATCtgtatgaaaatgacaaaactgacaaTGTGAAATGCAATGTGACTAAGACTGCTGATCAGAGTGACACTGCTAGCGAGAAAAGTTTGACTGTTGACTCTGAATGCCATCTACACAGACCTACCAGTTCAGCCCTGCGTGACTTCAGACTGCAGGACATTGACTCGAGTGAGCTTTCTCCATTCTGGAAAACAAAATTAGTTGATTTGGTGGCCAAGAATGAATCCATCTTCTACTGTCATAGTCTTGACTGTGGAAAGGCCAAACACTTTGTTCACTGGATCCGGCTGAGTGACAGCAGACCACTCAGGGTGCCCTATCAATGGCTGTCCCCTTCCCACTCCAAGAAGTTATGTTTAGCTCTGAATGGAGGAGCGGGACATCATAAGGAAGTCTTCAGTGCATCACCACTAGTACTGGTTTGGAAGAAAAATGGAGATCTGAGTCTTTGCACTGATTTTCATTGGCTGAATGCATGCACAATTAAGGATGTGCATCCCTACCTCACCAGGCCAATGCGTTGACTGCTCTCGGAGGAAATGCATTCTTTTTGACCATGGACTTGACCTCTGGTTACTACAATGTCGAGGTCCatgaagaagacaaaaagtTCACTGCATTCACCTCTCCTTTCGGGCTGTATGAATACAACAGGCTTCCACAGGGTCTCTGAAACAGCCCAGCTACATTCATGCAGATGATGATGGGCATCTTTGGAGATCAGAACTTCCTTAGCCTCCTTTGTTACCTTGATGACAttcttgtctttgctccaaatgAACAGGTGGCTTTGCAAAGGCTGGAGACTGTGTTTGAGAGGCTAAAGGTGCACAACTTCAAGCTTGCTCCCAAAAAGTGCCACTTCACACAATCATCTGTGAAGTTCTTGGGGTACATTGTAACCAAGGATGGCATCTCCACTGACTCAGAGAAAGTAAGAGCTACAGTGGACATCAGTGAGAATGACTTCATGGGCGATAACACCAGCGTTCCCTCTCCCTCCATGATAAGATCGTTTCTTGTAGGGATATCACCGATGCCGATACTGGTATTGGGTATCGATCCGATACCAGGCATGAGTACTCGTACTTGTACTCATAAAATGGCCAACGATACCACGACACCGATACACTTGACTCCAAGGTGGGCAGCGACGAGTCACGTCAGCAGTGTGGAACTATTTTCAGGTGAATgagagtgacaaaaacaaagcagaatgcAAATTATGTCCAGCAAAAGTGTCCAGAGGAGGAACAAAATCTACCACTTACAACACAAGCAACTTGATTAAACATTTGAAATCCAAGCACGATGCAGAATATAAAGAGTTCATTCGCGACACCGACAAGAGACAACCAACTTTGCAGCAGACGCTGGCTAAGCAGGAGAAAATGTCCAGAGACAACCCACGTGCGGTCAAAATCACAGATGCCCTTGCCGAGTATACTTCCCTGGATGACCAGCCACTGTCCGTGGTCAAAAATTTGGGATTCCGGTGTCTTCTCTGCACACTGAAACTGAGGTATGAGATTCCTAGCCATACCCATATCACAGATACAGTGCTACCGAAGCTGCACAACTTCGTGAAAAAACACATCCACAACCTACTgcatgatgttaaaactttaagCTTCACCACGGACATTTGGAGCAGCAGCGTCAGCTCAGTGTCTCTCATCAGCCTGACTGCACAGTCGATTGATGATTATTTTAAGCTGCAGAAGGCCATACTGCATGCAAAACAATTCAGAGGTTCGCACACTGGCCAAGCCATTGCAGATGAGTTTGATATGCTTCAGACGTGGGCCATTAATAAAAGTGCAGTTCATGTTGTGCTACGAGATAACGCGAAGAACATGGTGAAAGCCATGCGTGATGCGGAGCTTCCGATCCTCCCATGTGTCGCACACACATTGCAGCTGGCTGTAAACGAGGGGCTGCTGGCTCAGAGAAATGTAGCCGATGCAGTGGCAGTGGGACGAAAAATTGttagacattttaaacactCCGCTTTAGCCTACTCCCAACTGGAGGACATACAAGTGTAACTCAACCAGCTCGTTAAAAGACTCCAACAGGATGTTCCGACCCGCTGGAACAGCACTTATTACATGTTTCAGTCTCTCATTGGGAATATTTGGGTCAGACTACGACCTTCCTGACAACTTCATTGTCACCGCTCACCAGTGGTCACTTTTTGAGAAAATTTTGTCTGTGCTTGCTCCGTTTGAGGAACTAACCCGAAAAATGAGCTCACGTGATGCACTTGCATCTGATGTCATTCCTGCTGTGATCGTGCTTATGAGACTTCTGACCAATGAAACGGACGAGGACCATGGCATTAAAACCATGAAGGAGACTTTGGCTGCAGCCGTCAAGAGGCACCTCGGTGACGGGGAAACAAACCCAATGTACTGCATCGGGACTCTTCTCAATCTGAGGtaaagtgtgtgtctgtctgcctgcatgtctttgtgtgtccCTTTTAACCAGATAAAATATTACTGCTTTTTTAGGTACAAAGATCGCTTTTTCTCAAACAGTGACACTGCTACAGAGGCCAAGGAGATGCTGATGCTGCGCAGGATGTCCACAGGAGAGGCAGACAAGCAGGAGGATCTTGGAGATCCACCTGTCAGAAAGCTTCGTAAGGTGCAAGCCAGCAGCAGTCTGGACAGTTTGATGAGATAGCAGGTGAACGGGAATCAACATCACCGGGCCTTTCACCAGTGGAAGCTGCCATTCAGTTAGAGACATATCTTGGagagacctggggcctcatttataaaacattgcgtaggatccatactaaagtttgcgtacgccgaaaatacgaaaagggcgtatgcccctcgcccctgatttacaaaactttgcgtaagcacagctgcatgcaatttcttgataaatcacacaccagctggaagattgcacaggtggatccacctcacattccgcccacaacacacccacattttaccatgaatggtcaatgcaaagtaactcatgaatgtatctgtatataaataagctgctgatccacggcatttcacgcagcgccccctgcagtcttttcactgctgtgcgtcaggatgaatgaatcacgtgttgacccaggccaccctgccactaaatttgctatgatcatgtccgatgtacaaataatttgtaaactgattgaatgtacattttttcggttcacatagagaaattcatcttcactcgggagttgtggtgtgaagcatgtgtgcctgtacagggctgattaatggttggacgctcatcccattcggccgcatatggataaataaacaaaattctttacttttttttttttttgcctttttactgtgatagttgcagtgaagagtgacaggaaatggggagaagagtaggaagacatgcataaaagtgccgcgggcaggaaccGAACCtgggccactgcgtcggagaccacacctacaaatggatgagccatacaggcgccgggtgatcagtaaacaaaattatttcataaagatcaccgcaccggccccagataccggcccttcggtcaaacgaccgaatgaaataacgttcaatccgctcctgttgatatatgaacatagttctgcaaatacagtcgtcggccgaatggcgcactatatgaacatctacaacaatgagggtttatgattatccggctctacaagtctaatatgtgataacaataaaggtttgagatcaatctggtttcaattcaccacttcaccctccggcactgccgttcctctgtctccaaaatgtgcttaagcaagcatcaaagttggcgcaccggtgcgcacattctcacgccaagttttttttagaaatcacaacgaacacagcgtacgccactttctacgcaaagtttgtgatttacgccctgttttgtgcgtaaagaagcatcaagcatcaaagttggcgcaccggtgcgcacattctcacaccaagttttttttagaaatcacaacgaacacagcgtacgccactttct encodes:
- the LOC127533241 gene encoding zinc finger BED domain-containing protein 4-like isoform X1, which gives rise to MFRPAGTALITCFSLSLGIFGSDYDLPDNFIVTAHQWSLFEKILSVLAPFEELTRKMSSRDALASDVIPAVIVLMRLLTNETDEDHGIKTMKETLAAAVKRHLGDGETNPMYCIGTLLNLRYKDRFFSNSDTATEAKEMLMLRRMSTGEADKQEDLGDPPVRKLRKVQASSSLDSLMR
- the LOC127533241 gene encoding zinc finger BED domain-containing protein 4-like isoform X2; its protein translation is MFRPAGTALITCFSLSLGIFGSDYDLPDNFIVTAHQWSLFEKILSVLAPFEELTRKMSSRDALASDVIPAVIVLMRLLTNETDEDHGIKTMKETLAAAVKRHLGDGETNPMYCIGTLLNLSDTATEAKEMLMLRRMSTGEADKQEDLGDPPVRKLRKVQASSSLDSLMR